One Corvus moneduloides isolate bCorMon1 chromosome Z, bCorMon1.pri, whole genome shotgun sequence genomic window carries:
- the ELOVL7 gene encoding elongation of very long chain fatty acids protein 7 has protein sequence MAFSNLTSKAVLLYDEWIKDADPRLEGWPLMSSPFPTTFIIGTYVYFVTSLGPKLMENKKPFELRQIMTFYNFSVVALSLYMTYEFLMSGWATGYSFRCDIVDYSRSPTALRMVRTCWLYFFSKFIELLDTIFFVLRKKNNQVTFLHVFHHSIMPWTWWFGVKFAAGGLGTFHALLNCIVHVVMYTYYGICSLGPAYHKYLWWKKYMTTIQLVQFIMITVHIGQIYIMDDCPYQYPIFMFIIWLYGSMFLVLFLHFWYHAYTKGQRLPKMARNGISKDQ, from the exons ATGGCCTTTAGCAATCTGACATCAAAGGCTGTACTACTGTATGATGAATGGATTAAAGATGCCG ATCCAAGGCTGGAAGGCTGGCCACTCATGTCTTCACCTTTTCCAACAACTTTTATCATTGGAACCTATGTTTATTTTGTCACTTCCTTGGGACCCAAActcatggaaaataaaaaaccttttgAACTCAGGCAGATCATGACGTTTTACAATTTTAGTGTGGTAGCCCTCTCTTTATATATGACATATGAA ttTCTTATGTCAGGCTGGGCCACAGGATACTCATTCCGGTGTGATATCGTTGACTACTCGAGGTCACCGACAGCTCTAAGA ATGGTGCGAACTTGTTGGCTTTACTTCTTTTCCAAGTTCATTGAATTATTAGACACT atattttttgtGCTGCGTAAGAAAAACAACCAAGTTACATTCCTGCATGTCTTTCATCATTCCATCATGCCATGGACCTGGTGGTTTGGAGTCAAATTTGCTGCAG GTGGTTTAGGAACATTTCATGCTTTGCTGAACTGTATTGTGCATGTTGTTATGTACACTTATTACGGAATCTGTTCTTTGGGACCAGCCTATCATAAATATTTGTGGTGGAAAAAATACATGACAACTATACAACTT GTCCAGTTTATTATGATTACAGTCCATATAGGACAAATCTACATCATGGATGATTGTCCGTACCAGTATCCAATTTTCATGTTTATTATTTGGCTTTATGGCTCTATGTTTTTAGTCTTGTTTCTCCACTTCTGGTACCACGCTTACACGAAGGGACAAAGACTGCCAAAAATGGCAAGAAATGGCATCAGCAAAGATCAGTGA